Part of the Rhodothermales bacterium genome is shown below.
GCCATATTGACCCGTCCGCCCATCCGCTGTTTGAGGTTCGAGATGAGGTCGCCTCCGTTTTGCTTGTCGTCGTAACAGCCGACCGTGGCCTTGCCGGCGGATTCAACAGCAACATCATCAAGCGGACTGAAGAAGAGATCCAGGCACGCTTCCAGAGCTATCACGAGCGGGGCGAGCTGTTCTTGATCTGCGTCGGCCGCAAGGGTCACGACCATTTCTCGAAGCGGGGATACCAGCTCCTTGGTGATTTCAGAGGCACGTTCGACCAACTTCAGTTTGAAACGGCGCAAACAGTGTCGAAGCTGGTTTCGAACGGATATATGGAAGGCCGTTGGGACGACGTGCGGCTGATCTATAACGAATTCAAGAACACGATCTCACAGAATCGTATCGTCGAACCGCTTTTGCCCATTCCTGCGGAGCAGTTTCAGACGCCCGTGATGGCCGCGACGCTGGACGCCGAGAGTGACATGGCGGAGCATGAGATCGACTACATTTTCGAACCGAGTCCTGAAGTGATCTTACGGACGCTCGTTCCGCAGTTTCTCAGCTATGAGCTGTGGCGCGCGTTGCTGGAGTCCAATGCGGCGGAGCAGGGTGCCAGGATGGTGGCGATGGAAAGCGCGACGTCCAATGCCGACGAGTTGCTCCGGGATCTTCGACTGAAGTACAACCGTGCTCGTCAGGATGCCATCACGAACGAGCTCATCGAGATTACAAGTGGCGCCGACGCCCTTGAAGCGTGATCGGCGGACCCGACCGGTCGGTTGCGCGTAGAGAAATCCGCTACTATGTTTTGAACTGGCGTCGTGGCGCGCTGAACAAGGAGAGGTGGCCGAGCTGGCTGAAGGCGCTCCCCTGCTAAGGGAGTATAGGTCCAAAAGACTTATCGTGGGTTCGAATCCCACCCTCTCCGCACCGTCAACATGGCCGGGTCTGCGTCTGATCCGGCCATATTGCGTAAGTCGAACCCTGGAGGGGTGGCAGAGTGGTCGAATGCACTGGTCTTGAAAACCAGCGTACCTTCTGGGTACCGTGGGTTCGAATCCCACCCCCTCCGCTTCGATCGATCCGGCGTTCGTTCCCGATTCGACTTTTTAGGAAAGATCAATTCTACACGATGCAGGATGGAATAAATCGTGTAACATTAGGGTCCAACCAACGTCTACACGCCGGTGGTAACAAATCTGCCTGAACCGGCCCGACAAATCGTCCTGGTTTCTTCGCCCTGAGGATCTGATGAGCATGAATCGTTCTCTCTTCGTTGCCCTGTGTCTGCTATTA
Proteins encoded:
- the atpG gene encoding ATP synthase F1 subunit gamma is translated as MASLRDIRNRIASVKNTQQVTRAMKMVAAAKLRRAQERILRTRPYSYQLGKIISHLKGHIDPSAHPLFEVRDEVASVLLVVVTADRGLAGGFNSNIIKRTEEEIQARFQSYHERGELFLICVGRKGHDHFSKRGYQLLGDFRGTFDQLQFETAQTVSKLVSNGYMEGRWDDVRLIYNEFKNTISQNRIVEPLLPIPAEQFQTPVMAATLDAESDMAEHEIDYIFEPSPEVILRTLVPQFLSYELWRALLESNAAEQGARMVAMESATSNADELLRDLRLKYNRARQDAITNELIEITSGADALEA